One window of the Eucalyptus grandis isolate ANBG69807.140 chromosome 8, ASM1654582v1, whole genome shotgun sequence genome contains the following:
- the LOC104457307 gene encoding SUMO-conjugating enzyme SCE1 translates to MSGIARGRLTEERKAWRKNHPHGFVAKPETLPDGTVNLMIWHCIIPGKAGTDWEGGFYPLTLHFSEDYPSKPPKCKFPQGFFHPNVYPSGTVCLSILNEDSGWRPAITVKQILVGIQDLLDQPNPADPAQTEGYHLFIQDVTEYKKRVRMQAKQYPSLI, encoded by the exons atGTCTGGCATTGCGAGAGGGCGTCTCACCGAAGAGCGGAAGGCGTGGCGCAAGAACCACCCCCAT GGTTTCGTCGCGAAGCCGGAGACTTTGCCCGACGGCACGGTGAATCTGATGATCTGGCATTGCATAATACCTGGGAAGGCCGGG ACTGATTGGGAGGGCGGCTTCTATCCCCTTACACTTCATTTCAGTGAAGACTACCCAAGCAAACCTCCTAAGTGTAAATTTCCTCAAGGGTTCTTCCATCCGAATGTGTACCCTTCTGGAACTGTTTGCCTATCAATCCTCAATGAAGATAGC GGTTGGAGACCAGCTATCACGGTAAAACAAATTCTTGTTGGCATTCAGGACTTACTAGACCAGCCAAATCCTGCAGATCCTGCGCAGACTGAAGGTTATCACCTCTTCATCCAG GATGTCACCGAGTACAAGAAGAGAGTGCGAATGCAGGCCAAGCAATATCCTTCACTCATCTGA